One Camelina sativa cultivar DH55 chromosome 3, Cs, whole genome shotgun sequence genomic window carries:
- the LOC104776567 gene encoding tetratricopeptide repeat protein 38, protein MKASCCVSVTQDVSMSLKYLREEECQISERGKGSKFVYWGYEVNTSSDDCIAAINSYSHQVLGYGREREVILEAPLYDKGCVLGNILAAHYLSSSDFARAKSYVRAAESHLGEATPYEKAVFKAIDYFFSENMDDDVALELHSKLLEKFPKDLLSWKREEILCFYMGRPDLSLPLFEKIVPENREQDYVYGMLAFPLMELGQLVDAEKAARKGYEINKNDSWAHHCLCHVLQTECRFKEAVEFMEGCSASWDSCSSLRYSHNWWHVAVCYLEGGSPISKVQEIYDHQMCKELEKDDAVATDVYKDALGLLLRLDTRDTLDEFSDRLKILANCLTDQAMWYQEWLFDITTIWALSKVGYTSQAHVLLEGLKSRTSDMSEKKQQLMQKAIVLAEAVYEYGKGNYNEALELLGPDFDAADYKVIGASGLQIDVFNEIWYKLLLLTGQSSVAIEVLEKRVKQRDGAPFLWRLLEKSYGMEGKAEEAASAGEKAKALESSHFNFA, encoded by the exons ATGAAGGCTTCATGTTGTGTTAGTGTTACTCAGGATGTGTCCATGTCTTTGAAATACCTG agagaagaagaatgtcAGATTAGTGAAAGGGGAAAAGGAAGCAAATTTGTTTACTGGGGCTACGAGGTCAACACCTCTTCAGATGATTGCATCGCTGCCATTAACTCCTATTCTCACCAG GTTCTTGGCTATGGAAGAGAGAGGGAAGTGATTCTAGAAGCGCCTTTGTATGATAAAGGTTGTGTTTTGGGAAACATTTTGGCTGCTCACTACCTTAGCTCTTCTGACTTTGCTAGGGCCAAATCCTATGTTCGAGCTGCAGAATCCCATCTT GGGGAAGCCACGCCATATGAGAAGGCAGTTTTCAAGGCTATTGATTACTTCTTCTCTGAGAATATGGACGACGATGTGGCTTTGGAGTTACACTCTAAG CTCTTGGAAAAGTTTCCTAAAGATTTACTATcttggaagagagaagagattttgtgtttttacatGGGTAGACCCGATCTCTCTTTGCCTCTGTTTGAAAAG ATTGTACCAGAGAATCGAGAACAAGATTATGTTTACGGTATGCTTGCATTCCCCTTAATGGAGCTTGGACAGTTGGTAGACGCTGAGAAAGCTGCTAGGAAAGGCTATGAGATCAACAAAAACGACTCTTGGGCTCATCACTGC TTGTGTCATGTTCTTCAAACTGAATGTCGTTTCAAAGAAGCAGTAGAGTTCATGGAAGGATGCTCTGCTTCATGGGATTCTTGCTCTTCATTAAG GTATTCGCATAACTGGTGGCATGTAGCTGTTTGTTACTTGGAAGGAGGGTCTCCTATTAGTAAGGTACAAGAGATATATGATCATCAGATGTGTAAAGAGCTGGAGAAAGACGATGCTGTTGCTACAGAT GTTTATAAGGATGCTCTCGGTTTGTTGTTACGCTTGGACACACGCGATACACTAGATGAGTTTTCAGACAGACTAAAGATCCTGGCAAACTGTTTGACTGATCAA GCAATGTGGTATCAAGAGTGGCTTTTTGATATCACAACAATCTGGGCATTGAGTAAAGTTGGATACACTTCACAAGCACATGTATTGCTCGAAGGCCTCAAGTCCCG AACATCTGATATGAGCGAGAAGAAACAGCAGCTGATGCAGAAAGCGATTGTG CTTGCTGAAGCTGTTTATGAGTATGGCAAAGGCAACTACAATGAAGCTCTAGAACTGCTTGGTCCAGACTTTGACGCTGCTGACTACAAG GTGATTGGAGCATCAGGTTTACAGATCGATGTTTTCAATGAAATATGGTACAAGTTGCTGTTACTCACCGGTCAATCATCCGTTG CGATTGAAGTACTGGAGAAGAGGGTGAAGCAGAGAGACGGTGCTCCGTTCTTGTGGCGTTTGTTG GAGAAGAGTTACGGCATGGAAGGCAAGGCAGAAGAAGCTGCAAGTGCAGGTGAGAAAGCGAAGGCGTTGGAGTCTTCACATTTCAACTTTGCTTGA
- the LOC104776569 gene encoding protein NRT1/ PTR FAMILY 2.12-like: MEVVEDSMNRKFLKEKKRGGWRAITFILGNETLEKLGSIGVSANFTLYLRNVFHMELVEASNVYYLWMGLTNFAPLLGALISDAYIGRFKTIAYASFFALLGLMTVTLTACLPQLHPPPCNNPHPDECDDPNKLQLGVLFLGLAFLSIGSGGIRPCSIPFGVDQFDQRTEQGLKGMASFFNWYYLTLTMVLIFSHTVVVYLQTVSWIIGFSIPTGLMACAVIMFFVGTRFYVYVKPEGSVFSGIARVIVAARKKRNLEIPAVDDGTVEYYDPPVKPGVLSKLPLTSEFKFLDKGAVITEGDLTSEGAPADRWRLCSVQEVEEVKCLIRVVPIWSAGIISIVAMTTQGTFIVFQAVKMDRHMGPHFEIPAASVVVISYITIGIWLPIYDRLLVPSLSRIQEFRFTLLQRMGIGIIFAILSMFTAGFVEGVRRTRDTAVTQTSVFWLAVPLILMGLCESFNFIGQIEFFNSQFPEHMRSIANSLFPLSFAAANYLSSLLVTTVHKFSGTKDQPDWLNRDLDKGKLDYYYYMIAGLGVVNLVYFWYCARNYQYKAGPQNEDNKEEKPFLDI; the protein is encoded by the exons ATGGAAGTTGTTGAGGATTCGATGAATCGGAaatttttgaaggagaaaaaacGTGGAGGCTGGAGAGCTATTACGTTCATCCTAG GAAATGAAACGTTGGAGAAGTTAGGATCGATAGGAGTATCGGCAAATTTTACGTTGTATTTGAGAAATGTGTTCCACATGGAACTGGTGGAAGCTTCTAACGTCTACTACTTGTGGATGGGTCTTACCAACTTCGCTCCACTCCTTGGCGCATTGATCTCCGACGCTTACATTGGCCGCTTCAAGACCATTGCTTATGCATCCTTCTTCGCACTTCTC GGACTTATGACGGTGACACTCACAGCCTGCCTGCCTCAACTTCACCCACCACCGTGCAACAACCCCCATCCAGACGAATGCGACGATCCAAACAAACTCCAGCTCGGGGTTCTGTTCCTCGGTCTCGCCTTTCTATCCATCGGAAGCGGTGGAATCCGACCTTGCAGCATCCCATTTGGAGTTGACCAATTTGACCAACGAACAGAGCAAGGCCTTAAAGGCATGGCCAGTTTCTTTAATTGGTACTACTTGACCTTAACCATGGTTCTCATCTTTTCACATACCGTCGTGGTCTACTTACAGACTGTTAGTTGGATCATCGGGTTTAGCATCCCGACCGGTTTAATGGCTTGTGCGGTGATTATGTTCTTTGTCGGTACGCGGTTTTACGTGTATGTCAAACCGGAAGGAAGTGTATTCTCGGGCATTGCTCGGGTCATCGTGGCTGCTCGTAAGAAGCGGAACCTCGAGATTCCGGCAGTGGATGATGGGACAGTAGAGTATTATGACCCGCCGGTGAAACCTGGCGTATTATCTAAGTTACCTCTTACCAGCGAGTTCAA GTTTCTGGACAAAGGGGCGGTGATAACAGAGGGTGATCTTACATCAGAAGGAGCTCCAGCGGATAGGTGGCGGCTATGTAGTGTTCAAGAAGTTGAAGAGGTAAAGTGTCTGATCAGAGTCGTTCCGATTTGGTCCGCTGGGATAATCTCAATCGTTGCAATGACCACACAAGGAACTTTCATAGTCTTTCAAGCTGTGAAAATGGATCGACACATGGGTCCGCATTTTGAGATCCCGGCCGCTTCTGTAGTCGTCATTTCTTACATCACTATAGGCATTTGGTTGCCTATCTACGACCGTCTCTTAGTCCCCTCCCTTTCGCGAATCCAAGAATTCAGGTTCACTCTCCTTCAGCGGATGGGAATTGGGATCATCTTCGCCATTCTCTCCATGTTCACTGCAGGGTTTGTGGAGGGAGTGAGGCGGACACGGGATACCGCAGTGACACAAACGTCGGTGTTTTGGCTGGCTGTGCCGCTGATTCTGATGGGACTCTGCGAGTCATTTAATTTCATCGGCCAGATCGAGTTCTTCAACAGCCAATTTCCAGAGCACATGCGAAGCATAGCGAATTCACTATTTCCGCTCTCATTTGCTGCCGCTAATTATCTGAGCAGCTTGCTGGTGACCACCGTGCATAAATTCTCAGGCACAAAAGACCAGCCTGACTGGCTGAACAGGGACCTTGATAAAGGGAAACTGGATTACTACTACTATATGATTGCTGGTTTGGGAGTGGTTAACCTTGTCTATTTCTGGTACTGTGCCAGAAATTACCAGTACAAAGCCGGTCCACAAAATGAagataataaagaagaaaagccTTTTCTAGACATATAA
- the LOC104776573 gene encoding uncharacterized protein LOC104776573 isoform X2 translates to MVSLYSSGPISSFASRNSMIDSDTLLSLSSFGSTFNPKTCIRFAGIGCGFTVLGFLEVKPRKRSCCSRVLRMCNNNNKRDLGWDSDESKDLESEVLEFMKNSERPGMFPSQKDLIRSGRFDLVERIVNQGGWLSMGWDLDEQEQVKDNVKPWDLHFEKQLHDSNSQEVDGAIDSSSNLSSLTEEVDAGNDSGIEGILTRLEKQRNLSLGISLRDPNGKSNGAITDISPNGSVPWSSKIMTASESKRSSDESAQSRYQEASSVSGTQGLSNLPSSETWRTWSMRRAGFTDEDFEAAEISPSGLDGVKKGNTNKNSGHIMNGKDVNKTHVKSRLQHLQSELSSVLHSLRSPPDDVVTSKDSEMTSGNLENLSDDWEFKENEIIHAQTKLRSTRAKLAVLEGKMAMAIIDAQRIVREKQRRIDHARRALRLLRTASIVWPNSASEVLLTGSFDGWSTQRKMKKAENGVFSLSLKLYPGKYEIKFIVDGQWKVDPLRPIVTCGGYENNLLIIS, encoded by the exons ATGGTCTCTCTCTACTCCTCCGGCCCCATTTCCTCTTTTGCTTCTCGCAATTCGATGATTGATTCCGATACccttttgtctctttcttctttcggTTCAACCTTTAATCCCAAGACTTGCATACGATTCGCTGGAATAGGTTGTGGGTTTACTGTTTTAGGGTTTCTTGAGGTCAAGCCGAGGAAGAGAAGCTGTTGCTCTCGGGTTTTGAGgatgtgtaataataataataagcgTGATTTGGGTTGGGATAGCGATGAAAGTAAGGATCTTGAATCGGAGGTTTTGGAGTTTATGAAGAACTCTGAGAGACCTGGGATGTTTCCGAGTCAAAAAGATTTGATTCGTTCTGGAAGGTTTGATCTTGTTGAGAGAATTGTAAACCAAGGTGGATGGCTTTCAATGGGTTGGGATTTGGATGAACAAGAACAAGTCAAAGATAACGTCAAGCCGTGGGATTTACATTTTGAGAAGCAGCTTCATGATTCTAATTCTCAAGAGGTTGATGGAGCTATTGATTCTTCGTCAAATCTTTCATCTTTAACAGA AGAAGTAGATGCTGGTAACGATAGTGGAATTGAAGGCATTTTGACCAGATTAGAGAAACAAAGGAATTTGAGTCTAGGGATTAGCTTGAGGGATCCGAATGGGAAAAGCAATGGTGCCATTACTGATATCTCTCCAAATGGTTCTGTTCCTTGGTCTTCCAAGATTATG acAGCTAGTGAAAGTAAGAGAAGTTCAGATGAATCTGCACAAAGTAGGTATCAAGAAGCCAGTTCGGTTTCAGGAACTCAAGGCTTAAGCAATTTGCCTTCATCAGAAACATGGAGGACGTGGAGTATGAGGAGAGCTGGATTTACTGATGAAGATTTTGAAG CTGCTGAAATTTCTCCCAGTGGTTTGGATGGTGTGAAGAAGGGTAACACTAATAAGAATTCTGGTCATATCATGAATGgaaaagatgtaaataaaacTCATGTCAAAAGCCGTCTTCAACATCTCCAGTCAGAACTTTCTTCTGTTCTCCACTCCCTTAGATCTCCTCCTGATGATGTTGTGACAAGTAAG GATAGTGAGATGACTTCTGGGAACTTGGAGAACCTTTCCGATGACTGGGAGTTCAAAGAGAATGAGATCATACATGCCCAAACTAAGTTGCGGTCTACACGAGCAAAGTTGGCAGTTCTTGAAGGAAAAATGGCTATGGCTATAAT AGACGCACAGCGGATTGTACgggagaaacagagaagaataGATCATGCTCGTAGAGCTTTACGGTTGCTTCGAACCGCATCCATAGTATGGCCTAATTCAGCCTCAGAAGTTCTGTTAACGGGTTCATTTGACGGTTGGTCTACCCAG aggaagatgaagaaagcaGAGAACGGAGTCTTCTCTTTGTCTCTAAAGCTATATCCTGGAAAATATGAG ATAAAGTTTATAGTTGATGGCCAGTGGAAAGTTGACCCGCTTCGACCCATTGTTACTTGTGGTGGATATGAAAACAATCTGCTAATCATCTCTTGA
- the LOC104776573 gene encoding uncharacterized protein LOC104776573 isoform X1 has translation MVSLYSSGPISSFASRNSMIDSDTLLSLSSFGSTFNPKTCIRFAGIGCGFTVLGFLEVKPRKRSCCSRVLRMCNNNNKRDLGWDSDESKDLESEVLEFMKNSERPGMFPSQKDLIRSGRFDLVERIVNQGGWLSMGWDLDEQEQVKDNVKPWDLHFEKQLHDSNSQEVDGAIDSSSNLSSLTDREVDAGNDSGIEGILTRLEKQRNLSLGISLRDPNGKSNGAITDISPNGSVPWSSKIMTASESKRSSDESAQSRYQEASSVSGTQGLSNLPSSETWRTWSMRRAGFTDEDFEAAEISPSGLDGVKKGNTNKNSGHIMNGKDVNKTHVKSRLQHLQSELSSVLHSLRSPPDDVVTSKDSEMTSGNLENLSDDWEFKENEIIHAQTKLRSTRAKLAVLEGKMAMAIIDAQRIVREKQRRIDHARRALRLLRTASIVWPNSASEVLLTGSFDGWSTQRKMKKAENGVFSLSLKLYPGKYEIKFIVDGQWKVDPLRPIVTCGGYENNLLIIS, from the exons ATGGTCTCTCTCTACTCCTCCGGCCCCATTTCCTCTTTTGCTTCTCGCAATTCGATGATTGATTCCGATACccttttgtctctttcttctttcggTTCAACCTTTAATCCCAAGACTTGCATACGATTCGCTGGAATAGGTTGTGGGTTTACTGTTTTAGGGTTTCTTGAGGTCAAGCCGAGGAAGAGAAGCTGTTGCTCTCGGGTTTTGAGgatgtgtaataataataataagcgTGATTTGGGTTGGGATAGCGATGAAAGTAAGGATCTTGAATCGGAGGTTTTGGAGTTTATGAAGAACTCTGAGAGACCTGGGATGTTTCCGAGTCAAAAAGATTTGATTCGTTCTGGAAGGTTTGATCTTGTTGAGAGAATTGTAAACCAAGGTGGATGGCTTTCAATGGGTTGGGATTTGGATGAACAAGAACAAGTCAAAGATAACGTCAAGCCGTGGGATTTACATTTTGAGAAGCAGCTTCATGATTCTAATTCTCAAGAGGTTGATGGAGCTATTGATTCTTCGTCAAATCTTTCATCTTTAACAGA CAGAGAAGTAGATGCTGGTAACGATAGTGGAATTGAAGGCATTTTGACCAGATTAGAGAAACAAAGGAATTTGAGTCTAGGGATTAGCTTGAGGGATCCGAATGGGAAAAGCAATGGTGCCATTACTGATATCTCTCCAAATGGTTCTGTTCCTTGGTCTTCCAAGATTATG acAGCTAGTGAAAGTAAGAGAAGTTCAGATGAATCTGCACAAAGTAGGTATCAAGAAGCCAGTTCGGTTTCAGGAACTCAAGGCTTAAGCAATTTGCCTTCATCAGAAACATGGAGGACGTGGAGTATGAGGAGAGCTGGATTTACTGATGAAGATTTTGAAG CTGCTGAAATTTCTCCCAGTGGTTTGGATGGTGTGAAGAAGGGTAACACTAATAAGAATTCTGGTCATATCATGAATGgaaaagatgtaaataaaacTCATGTCAAAAGCCGTCTTCAACATCTCCAGTCAGAACTTTCTTCTGTTCTCCACTCCCTTAGATCTCCTCCTGATGATGTTGTGACAAGTAAG GATAGTGAGATGACTTCTGGGAACTTGGAGAACCTTTCCGATGACTGGGAGTTCAAAGAGAATGAGATCATACATGCCCAAACTAAGTTGCGGTCTACACGAGCAAAGTTGGCAGTTCTTGAAGGAAAAATGGCTATGGCTATAAT AGACGCACAGCGGATTGTACgggagaaacagagaagaataGATCATGCTCGTAGAGCTTTACGGTTGCTTCGAACCGCATCCATAGTATGGCCTAATTCAGCCTCAGAAGTTCTGTTAACGGGTTCATTTGACGGTTGGTCTACCCAG aggaagatgaagaaagcaGAGAACGGAGTCTTCTCTTTGTCTCTAAAGCTATATCCTGGAAAATATGAG ATAAAGTTTATAGTTGATGGCCAGTGGAAAGTTGACCCGCTTCGACCCATTGTTACTTGTGGTGGATATGAAAACAATCTGCTAATCATCTCTTGA
- the LOC104776572 gene encoding ultraviolet-B receptor UVR8-like, whose translation MADHDDGAPADEEEEEQQVWSWGAGTDGQLGTAKLQDEYLPQLLSLTSLPSISMLACGGAHVIALTSGGKVFTWGRGSSGQLGNGDNLSTSLPKPVSFFDDYVITQAAAGWSHSGFVSDSGCLYTCGNGSFGQLGHGDNMSLSTPAKVSYFLDKNVKMVACGMRHSLVLFTGNQVCGFGSGKRGQLGISSDRTKSVDLPCLVSGLKDVEVVRISANGDHSAAISANGQLFSWGRGFCSSPDVQTPQCLPSSLSFREVALGWNHALLLTVDGEVFKLGNTLDKQSEKQQRHIDPSEAPLAKVPDFDGVKVLKIAAGAEHSAAVTENGEVKTWGWGEHGQLGLGNTNDQTNPQPVSLGSIYLQAKEMEVYCGSGFTYAVRRKQELYSSPISSLKWMYDILCV comes from the exons ATGGCCGACCACGATGATGGGGCAccagctgatgaagaagaagaagaacaacaagtaTGGAGCTGGGGCGCAGGCACGGATGGCCAATTAGGGACGGCCAAGCTACAAGACGAGTATCTCCCTCAGCTTCTCTCCCTGACGTCACTTCCTTCCATATCGATGCTCGCCTGTGGCGGCGCTCACGTCATCGCTTTGACTTCTG GTGGTAAGGTCTTCACATGGGGAAGAGGAAGCTCTGGTCAGTTAGGAAATGGTGACAATCTCAGCACCTCTTTGCCGAAACCAGTATCTTTCTTTGACGATTATGTTATCACTCAAGCTGCTGCTGGATGGAGTCATTCTGGTTTTGTTTCAG ATTCTGGTTGTCTTTATACATGTGGCAATGGCTCATTTGGTCAGCTTGGTCATGGTGATAACATGTCATTAAGCACTCCAGCTAAAGTCTCTTACTTTCTTGATAAGAATGTGAAGATGGTAGCTTGTGGTATGCGCCATTCACTCGTCTTGTTCACAG GGAATcaagtttgtggatttggatctGGAAAGCGTGGACAGTTAGGTATCTCATCAGACAGAACAAAGTCGGTAGATCTTCCATGTCTTGTCTCTGGATTAAAAGATGTTGAGGTTGTTCGCATATCAGCTAATGGAGATCATAGTGCAGCTATATCCG CTAATGGACAATTGTTCAGTTGGGGAAGAGGATTCTGCAGCAGTCCCGATGTTCAAACCCCTCAGTGTTTGCCTTCATCTCTATCTTTCAGAGAAGTTGCTTTAGGATGGAATCATGCTTTACTACTAACCG TTGATGGCGAGGTTTTCAAGCTTGGCAATACCCTTGATAAACAATCTGAGAAGCAACAACGGCATATAGATCCCTCTGAAGCTCCCTTGGCGAAAGTTCCAGATTTTGATGGAGTAAAAGTTCTCAAAATTGCAGCAGGTGCAGAGCATTCTGCTGCTGTAACAG AGAATGGAGAAGTTAAGACATGGGGATGGGGTGAACATGGTCAGCTTGGCCTTGGAAACACCAATGATCAGACCAATCCTCAACCAGTGAGCCTTGGAAGTATATATCTGCAAGCGAAAGAGATGGAAGTATATTGCGGAAGTGGATTTACTTATGCTGTAAGGCGAAAACAAGAGCTTTATTCTTCACCAATCTCATCATTGAAATGGATGTATGACATCTTATGTGTGTAA
- the LOC104776570 gene encoding uncharacterized protein LOC104776570 — protein sequence MAATASSEASEGPVMGLVNKRLRALRKKLNRITQMEESVSQGKTLNKEQEEVLRSKPAVVVLIEELEKLRAPLSAAVSEEISLATTKNHRDSSDPTTASEQKEIEVAEPPQSGDDGVKLEDLVNLLYFGSLFDVKSQNEFTSIMLTRSHERGCCLSYDFVSDDATDLLGDRDLDSISQLWSLMVSRPVDSRLSHKNALERCVEHAKLWLANSEQPIESNCNISYAALREKLKKIMASDYFTTTPEMKAPVEVAAAAGNYTSYQVPVDIEAPAGHYQQQDEDAFNNKEQESVVNDQSLQDEHQKVESVTEGEVVHGQQEQAFTQVEGKNGKRDYVPRGSYQNQRGRRGGRRGGGGYQNGRGGRGGGGGYQNGGRYESYDQSGGNGYQRNYYNNRGGRGRNGGGGNGNYNHQDANVSAAS from the exons ATGGCCGCCACTGCTTCCTCCGAAGCTTCTGAAGGACCAGTGATGGGACTCGTCAACAAGCGTCTCCGTGCTCTCCGCAAGAAACTCAACAGAATCACTCAAATGGAAGAATCTGTTTCTCAAGGCAAAACCCTAAACAAGGAGCAAGAAGAAGTCCTCCGGTCGAAACCAGCCGTTGTCGTACTTATCGAAGAGCTTGAGAAGCTTCGTGCTCCTCTCTCCGCCGCTGTCTCTGAAGAGATCAGTCTCGCTACTACTAAGAATCACCGTGATTCTTCCGATCCAACCACAGCGTCTGAGCAAAAGGAAATTGAAGTCGCTGAGCCTCCACAGAGTGGTGACGATGGGGTTAAGTTGGAGGATCTGGTGAATCTCTTGTACTTTGGTTCACTCTTCGATGTGAAATCGCAGAACGAGTTCACTTCGATAATGTTGACTAGGTCTCACGAGAGAGGGTGCTGTTTGAGCTACGATTTCGTTTCTGATGATGCCACTGATCTGCTCGGTGATCGGGATTTGGATTCTATTTCTCAGCTTTGGAGTCTGATGGTATCTCGCCCTGTGGATTCAAGATTATCTCACAAGAACGCTTTGGAGCGCTGTGTTGAGCACGCTAAGCTATGGTTAGCTAACTCGGAGCAGCCAATTGAATCCAACTGCAAcatttcat ATGCTGCATTGAgagagaagttgaagaagattaTGGCTTCTGACTATTTCACTACTACGCCGGAGATGAAAGCTCCTGTTGAAGTGGCGGCTGCAGCTGGGAACTACACTTCTTACCAGGTACCTGTGGACATTGAAGCTCCAGCTGGGCACTATCAACAACAG GATGAAGATGCATTtaacaacaaagaacaagagTCAGTGGTGAATGATCAATCTCTGCAAGATGAGCATCAAAAG GTTGAGTCAGTGACGGAAGGAGAGGTGGTCCATGgacaacaagaacaagccttTACTCAGGTCGAAGGAAAGAATGGTAAGAGAGACTATGTGCCACGTGGATCCTACCAGAACCAGAGAGGTCGTCGGGGTGGTCGAAGAGGTGGTGGTGGCTACCAGAATGGACGGGGAGGccgaggtggtggtggtggatacCAGAATGGGGGGCGGTATGAATCTTATGATCAATCCGGTGGAAATGGTTACCAAAGGAACTACTACAACAACAGAGGAGGAAGGGGACgtaatggtggtggtggaaaTGGCAATTACAACCACCAAGACGCTAATGTTTCTGCTGCGTCTTAG
- the LOC104776568 gene encoding uncharacterized protein LOC104776568 yields the protein MELFTKGNNVKLRSHLDKFLVADDDQETIRQSRKGDTRRAVWTVEPVVDKPNLIRLRSSHGTYLTASNKPLLLGMTGEKVIQTTSLNKLMDWQTQWEPERDGFQVKLKSWCGKWMRANGGTPPWRNSVTHDEPHTSKTKNWLIWDVINVDGSDLETMSDGDDESSVSSPVSEFGSQPGSPVSVGSTKSSISRFASLGLPMSPRWSPKPKTTSSFNQKETVPTVSAMEFFQKARAVRMRNSHNKYLTADDDEETVTQNRNGSTKNARWTVEPVRDSHHVIRLKSCYGKYLTASNERFLLGATGKKVIQLKLSRIDSSVEWEPVREGSKIKLRTRSGNYLRANGGLPPWRNSVTHDNPHLSATQDSIFWEVDVVEILIDSESKNESPKKTMMPPPPHRRPSSSPLSVSHSRTSSSLSDRSDSDSVESPPKSEGRTIYYHIADEEGHVEDETTVGYAFTFKGNSVAELTQTLREETCLEDAVVCTRSPLNGKLFPLRLQLPPNNGTLHVVLLPSSASL from the exons atgGAGTTGTTCACGAAAGGTAACAACGTTAAGCTACGAAGCCACCTAGATAAGTTTCTAGTCGCCGACGATGACCAAGAAACCATCCGTCAAAGCCGTAAAGGAGATACACGGCGAGCCGTTTGGACGGTGGAGCCAGTCGTCGATAAACCTAATCTGATAAGGCTGAGGAGCAGCCACGGTACGTACTTAACTGCGAGTAACAAACCGTTGCTGTTAGGTATGACCGGTGAGAAGGTGATTCAGACGACGTCGTTAAACAAGCTGATGGATTGGCAAACGCAGTGGGAACCGGAGAGAGATGGGTTTCAGGTGAAGCTGAAGTCGTGGTGCGGCAAGTGGATGAGGGCTAACGGTGGAACGCCGCCGTGGAGAAACTCTGTTACTCACGACGAGCCTCATACGTCGAAGACCAAGAACTGGTTGATCTGGGATGTTATAAACGTTGATGGTTCTGATCTTGAAACCATGTCTGATGGAGATGATGagagctctgtttcttctccggTTTCCGAATTCGGGTCACAACCCGGGTCGCCTGTTTCTGTCGGATCTACGAAGAGCAGTATTAGCCGGTTCGCTTCTCTTGGTTTACCTATGTCTCCGAGATGGTCCCCAAAACCG AAGACAACGAGTAGTTTCAACCAAAAGGAAACAGTACCAACAGTATCAGCGATGGAGTTTTTCCAGAAAGCAAGAGCTGTTCGTATGCGCAACAGCCACAACAAGTACCTAACAgcagacgacgacgaagaaaccGTTACTCAAAACCGCAACGGATCAACCAAAAACGCTCGTTGGACCGTCGAGCCGGTTCGCGACTCGCACCACGTCATACGTCTCAAAAGCTGTTACGGCAAATACTTGACCGCTTCTAACGAGCGGTTCTTGCTCGGAGCTACGGGTAAGAAAGTGATCCAGCTGAAACTGAGTCGTATCGATTCGTCTGTTGAGTGGGAGCCTGTTAGGGAAGGATCTAAGATTAAGCTTAGGACTAGATCCGGTAACTATCTCAGAGCTAACGGTGGTCTTCCTCCGTGGAGGAACTCGGTGACTCATGATAATCCTCATTTGTCGGCTACTCAGGATTCGATCTTTTGGGAGGTTGATGTTGTTGAGATCTTGATTGATTCTGAATCCAAGAACGAGTCtccgaagaagacgatgatgccACCGCCGCCGCATCGTAGACCGTCGAGTTCGCCGTTGTCGGTTTCTCATTCTAGGACTTCGTCTTCTCTTTCAGACAGATCCGATTCAGAT TCCGTTGAGTCTCCGCCTAAATCTGAGGGGCGAACCATATACTACCACATCGCCGACGAAGAAGGACACGTGGAGGACGAAACTACCGTTGGATATGCTTTCACGTTTAAAGGAAACAGCGTGGCGGAGCTGACTCAGACGTTGAGAGAAGAGACGTGCTTGGAAGACGCTGTGGTGTGCACTCGGAGTCCTTTAAATGGCAAGCTGTTTCCTCTTCGTTTGCAGCTTCCTCCTAACAATGGAACTTTGCATGTCGTTTTACTTCCCTCCAGCGCTAGCCTCTAG